A stretch of bacterium DNA encodes these proteins:
- a CDS encoding CofH family radical SAM protein, with amino-acid sequence MIVAERVVGTELMDIYEKVLSEKRLTFDDGIRLYQSRNLAGVGYLANIAKERLYGDKAYYVRNQHINYTNICNKACRFCSFYAKKGGPDPYTLSLDEVRSRLLQHKDVPITEVHIVGGIDPRLPYNYYLDLLRTVKEVRPGVHIKAFTPVELIEIARVAGKSLEATLQDLIEAGLESLPGGGVEVMSDRVRDALFDRKLDSREWKAVARIVAKAGLPQYATMLYGHIETIEERVDHLLQLRALQDETKHFLAFTPLCFHPEGTELSDLPHPTGEDDLRNIALSRLMLDNFPHIKSFWVMNTPAVTQVALWYGADDVDGTVHEYEVVYADDNPGMKTQVLTRTALVEMIIETGRVPVERDSLYREVDS; translated from the coding sequence ATGATTGTAGCTGAGCGTGTTGTCGGAACGGAATTGATGGATATTTATGAGAAGGTGCTGAGCGAAAAGCGTTTGACCTTTGATGATGGCATTCGGCTATATCAGTCTCGCAATCTAGCTGGGGTGGGCTATCTGGCGAATATAGCCAAAGAGCGCTTGTATGGCGATAAGGCTTACTATGTCCGCAACCAGCATATCAATTACACGAATATCTGTAACAAAGCCTGTCGATTTTGCTCTTTTTACGCTAAAAAAGGCGGGCCGGATCCCTATACTTTAAGCTTGGATGAGGTCAGATCGCGCCTTCTTCAGCATAAGGATGTGCCGATTACTGAAGTCCATATAGTCGGCGGCATTGACCCGCGTTTGCCCTACAACTACTATCTCGATTTGCTGCGTACGGTCAAAGAAGTTCGGCCTGGAGTACATATAAAGGCTTTCACTCCCGTTGAGTTAATCGAAATAGCCCGAGTTGCCGGTAAGTCACTTGAGGCGACACTTCAGGACTTAATCGAAGCTGGTCTAGAAAGCTTACCTGGTGGTGGCGTAGAGGTGATGAGTGATCGGGTGCGAGATGCGCTTTTCGATCGCAAGCTTGATAGTAGAGAGTGGAAAGCAGTTGCGCGCATAGTGGCTAAAGCTGGTTTGCCACAGTACGCGACCATGCTTTATGGTCATATCGAGACCATCGAAGAGCGAGTTGATCATCTACTCCAGCTTCGCGCGCTTCAAGATGAAACCAAACACTTTCTTGCCTTCACCCCATTATGCTTCCATCCGGAGGGAACAGAGTTGTCCGATCTGCCTCATCCAACTGGCGAGGATGACCTTCGAAATATAGCCCTGTCACGTTTGATGCTGGATAACTTCCCCCACATCAAGTCGTTCTGGGTGATGAATACTCCCGCAGTAACACAGGTTGCCCTTTGGTACGGCGCTGATGATGTTGATGGTACCGTTCATGAGTACGAGGTCGTCTATGCCGACGACAAC
- a CDS encoding adenine phosphoribosyltransferase, whose product MSDVLAEALIRDVPDFPKPGIMFKDITPVLLDPKASKQVIDLMADYSRRKKPDLVVGIESRGFVLGMPIALELEVGFVPVRKLGKLPADRITEEYALEYGTNTVEMHVDAIKPGQRVVIVDDLLATGGTAAAAARMVEKLGGIVVGFVFLIELSFLQGRKNLLGYESFSLIEY is encoded by the coding sequence ATGTCAGACGTTCTTGCAGAAGCTTTAATCCGCGATGTGCCGGATTTCCCTAAACCTGGAATTATGTTCAAGGACATCACTCCGGTATTGCTCGACCCAAAAGCCTCCAAACAGGTCATCGACCTTATGGCAGATTATTCACGGCGAAAGAAACCTGATTTGGTCGTTGGCATTGAGTCACGGGGGTTCGTACTTGGAATGCCAATAGCTCTCGAACTCGAAGTTGGGTTTGTGCCGGTTAGAAAGCTTGGTAAACTGCCGGCCGATCGGATCACCGAAGAATATGCCCTTGAATACGGGACCAACACGGTTGAAATGCACGTCGATGCTATCAAACCAGGGCAGCGCGTAGTCATTGTTGATGATTTACTAGCAACGGGCGGAACGGCAGCAGCGGCTGCTCGTATGGTTGAGAAATTAGGTGGAATAGTCGTCGGTTTTGTATTCTTAATAGAACTTTCCTTCCTCCAAGGCCGCAAGAACCTCCTTGGATACGAGTCCTTTTCGTTGATTGAATATTAG